The window ctcttaaagagttaagaagaaagcaagcctcgcgccgtcgtcgtcgtcgctcgctcggcttcggctacggctacggcttcggcttcggcgattaattgattaattttttggaccaaatttatttgttaatagtacgtaagattatccgtatttgtaaacggatattttccaatccgtgtattgataatttggcagccggataatggtcttcccaccatgaagtgcttgctccacaaatatgaagtgcttgctccacaaatatgtaatgcttgatccaccatgaagggtggacgtttggtcttgcactccttcttggctgctatatatatgagcagcaaatgttgaagaaatactcaactcaacatacaattcgctcaacaaattggctatacattgcactccttcctctcagaacttccatacatttttctgagtatatactccttcgttctgcattgttttttaacttcaaacaaagcaactgtaagtgtgatttgctaccgaactttgtgttcgccgaaacactggggtttgaagtaccgctacaccagtgtgttattcgttctatcctgggaggaaataatccattaccttgggtactaggaggggattaaattccttaaggaaacactgtgaattcagtgggctcgaatttattattattgtttcattacgttaacttatattttgcagaattaatatttacaaatacaggaatattgaccgggaataacacatCGTTCAAGTCCAAATCAACAGGTTAAGTTAAATCCACAAAATTCGTCCTAAATCCGCCTCTCAATTTGCAACAGCTCCATAAGGAACTTTACAAGAAGTGATTTCAGGACTAAGAGAGGAGGAATATTCAGTGGAACTCTCTGAAAACAGAACTAAGTGGATTACGCATTCTTAAACGTTTAGTAACTATAACATGGCATGATAGCTGAAACTAGACATAATTTTTATGTTCGATAAATGTTCTCGAAAATTGTACAAGGATGCTTAAAAGATAAGCAGAAAGAAAACCAGGGGGAATTTATGTGGAGGGGGTTGGGTACATGCACCATGCTCCTCTCCTAGGTTATGTATAAACAATACTAACTTTTCAGATTTGTGGTCACTCATGCTCAAGTGTTATTGCTATTGTTTGTTTATTACTTCCTTTTCACTGTTTTTGAGCCAAAGGTCTATCAGAAAAGTTTCTCTATCTTCGTAACACATTATCCTCAGACCCCATTTGTaagattttattatattttttgttgttgttgtcaccCATGCTCATCTGACTATTTTGTTGCTTCTAAGTGGCCCTTTTGACCCTCAGGGGTTTGATCCCCATATAGTTATTTTTAAtgtaatattttttataattaataaataaataaatcccTAATTTTCCATGCCTTTTTTTAATTAACATAATGATACACTTATATTCTTAAAATTCTAGATACACCTCCAAAGAAAACATGTCAAAAGTATAAGGGATGCTTTATGCAAATTATATTCGGCACTTAACTTTATAATGTAGTAAATAATACTTAATAACCAACAGACTAACAGCTACTTAGGAAGAATATAAAGATTGGTTAGACATGTTGAGACTTGAGTTGAGACTAATTCCAAAGTTTTTACTTGTATTTTATACCTTTCTTTCTCCTTTTTTCTTACATTTCTTTTCGTTGGACTTGATAAGTTGAGAATTCGGCCCAAATCCTCACCCCATAATGGAGCCCAAGCCTACTTGTAAGTGGGCCTAGATTCGCTGACGTAGAAGCAGCCTCAAACCCGTGATTGTGATAAATGCTCAGTAACACACAACTCTGCATTTATTTCATCTCCTCCTCATACTCGTGAATCCATAATTATCCTACTTAAATTTATGCACCCACCATTTTTTATTCACTTGTCACACACTCCAACCTGGGAATTCAATAAATTTCCCATCTCTTATAAAATACCCCTAGAAATTCAGACATTATAACAAGTTTCTTTCATTCCAACATGGCCTTTTTTCTCTCAATACAAGCAACTTTACTACTATTTCTTTCCTTCTTTCCACTAGGCTGGTCATTCACCGTTATAATGGCCGATTCGGGTACGCCTTCAGCTCTGGTTGATGCACCACAAACTGGCTACTCTATGAATAATAACCGTGCACGAACCGATCCTCGTGAACGAGAAGCTGTTTACGACATTATGAGGGCCACGGGGAACGACTGGGCCACCGATATCCCTGACGTTTGTCGTGACCGATGGCACGGAATCGAGTGTATGCCGGACTACGACAACGTCTACCATGTTGTATCACTTTCTTTTGGAGCATTGTCCGATGATACAGCATTTCCTACTTGTGATTCAACTCATTCTTTCATTTCACCTTCTGTTACAAAACTTCCACATCTTCGAACTTTATTCTTCTATCGTTGCTTTAGTAACAATCCTCAGCCCATTCCAGCATTTCTGGCCCAATTAGGGCCCACTTTACAGACACTAGTTTTAAGAGAAAATGGGTTCACAGGGCCCATTCCAAATGAATTGGGTAACTTAACCAGTTTGAGAGTCCTAGATCTTCACAAGAACAATCTCAACGGTTCAATACCGGTTTCTCTAGGCCGGATCACCGGTTTGAGGTCGTTAGATTTGAGTGATAACAAACTAACCGGTTCAATTCCGAGTTTGACTTTCCCTCAGTTAAATGTGTTAGACCTTAACCAAAATCACCTTGCGGGTTCAATTCCATCCACACTCATGAAGTGTCATTGGCTTATAAAGCTAGACCTGAGTCGCAATCGCCTCTCAGGCTCAATACCTTACTCCATCGATAACTTAAACAATCTCATCCTCATGGATTTGAGCTACAACAGTTTAACAGGTTCATTCCCAATCTCGCTCAAGAAATTAAATTTTCTCCAAGCCTTAATCCTCAACGGCAATCCAATGGACTCTGCTACTCTACCAGTTAACGGGTTTGATGGTTTCAAGGACTTGATGATTTTAGCTTTATCGAATATGAATCTTCAAGGTTCAATACCGAATTCTCTAGGCCGGTTGCCTAAAATTCGAGTCCTTCATCTTGATGGGAATCAATTCAATGGCTCAATCCCATTAAGTTTTGGTAATTTAAATAGCTTAAGTGAGCTCAGGCTAAACAACAACATGTTAAGTGGACCTATCCCATTTAAGAGAGATATGGTTTGGAGAATGAGAAGGAAAATGAAACTTGCCAATAATGAAGGGCTTTGCTATAACAACGAAAATGGTCTTGGAGATGATCTAGAGACGTTGTTGGATTCGGGGATTGGACATTGTGGAGATTCCAAAACAGAACCAACAAAAATAGTGGAACATATTTCAACACTTAATAGAGGAAGTATTTCAAGATCAAATAGTGACTCAGGTGTTACATTGAACAAATTACAACTTCTTTCTAAGAGCTTGATTCAGTCGGCAACTTTAGTTTTGTTTGCATTCCATTTATTATGAGAAATTGTTTAGTGGTTTGTGTACAGTATCTTTTTTGTCTTTCAGCCTTTAAATGTAACAAAGCATCATAATATTAAATACGAGGGGTGTtattattttcattcttcttACCTTTTCTGGTACTTTGTCAATGACAATTGCAAAATAATTGTCGAAGTCTCAGGACTTGGTCTTAACTAGACTAACTATTTTCAAACAAACTTGGGCAATATTACAAAAAACACTTAACATCTAAATTCGAGATCATGCTTGCAGTTGGAATGTTAACATGGATATGACCATGTATATTAATATTCCAGCTTACAATAAAATTAATGAAGGAGGTGAATATAAACGAAAGTCTCTAATTGTATTTTCTGATTAGCTGCCAAGAAGAGAGCCTCTTCATATAAGACTTTTAGAATGTACAAAACGATATAAAAAGGACAGAGCTTCGTCTGCTTTGGAAAATTCATCAAAGATATATTGAGTAGTTGTTAGAGGGTATTGGCTGT is drawn from Nicotiana tomentosiformis chromosome 12, ASM39032v3, whole genome shotgun sequence and contains these coding sequences:
- the LOC104110466 gene encoding protein TOO MANY MOUTHS encodes the protein MAFFLSIQATLLLFLSFFPLGWSFTVIMADSGTPSALVDAPQTGYSMNNNRARTDPREREAVYDIMRATGNDWATDIPDVCRDRWHGIECMPDYDNVYHVVSLSFGALSDDTAFPTCDSTHSFISPSVTKLPHLRTLFFYRCFSNNPQPIPAFLAQLGPTLQTLVLRENGFTGPIPNELGNLTSLRVLDLHKNNLNGSIPVSLGRITGLRSLDLSDNKLTGSIPSLTFPQLNVLDLNQNHLAGSIPSTLMKCHWLIKLDLSRNRLSGSIPYSIDNLNNLILMDLSYNSLTGSFPISLKKLNFLQALILNGNPMDSATLPVNGFDGFKDLMILALSNMNLQGSIPNSLGRLPKIRVLHLDGNQFNGSIPLSFGNLNSLSELRLNNNMLSGPIPFKRDMVWRMRRKMKLANNEGLCYNNENGLGDDLETLLDSGIGHCGDSKTEPTKIVEHISTLNRGSISRSNSDSGVTLNKLQLLSKSLIQSATLVLFAFHLL